In Zingiber officinale cultivar Zhangliang chromosome 1A, Zo_v1.1, whole genome shotgun sequence, the DNA window AAAACCTCTTCGTTCTTTTGACTTGTATTAGTAGCACAATTCTAATTAAGCAACAATAATAgacgaaataacaacttaaaaggaaATAAGTAAGAGACtatgatttttacttggttacaacctaagtggttgttaattcaagacggTTGCAAAACTCTACTAAAAATGTCTCATttgatgaaggtggagaaacctcttatactctttgaaaagctcagaaaattgctaggaagttaatacaaaagttgttatctatttcctaacttcagaggtctttttataacccctggaaaatcttatccgaagCAGGAAGGCATCTCCTATTTACTCGATGAAATTTtgaatcaatattcaccccctcccctctatcgaacgatcacgatccaacaagtggtatcagagcaggtaccgctctgatttggtgcaaccaccaatcagacagggggtgaagctatttttttctcttctttccttgtCGGTTTTCAATTTTTCGTATTATTCCAAAatgatattattacctttttgagaattttttcgttgcattttatctgaattggtgcaacaccgatTCGGCTTTTTATATTATTTcctaccgcactgctaatccaagaccaagtcttgggacctcTATTGTCTATTTGTTTGATTGTGTGCAGATTAAAATGTCTTAGAGTGAAGGCTTCAGCacggtacgtcctcccctattcaacggggatgattttctgtactggaagaaaaggatggaagtctacctgaagacagacttcgaccaatggctcAGCGTCACAAACGCCTATAGAGCACCAGTTGACATTACTTGATCCGGAACAATGGACTTCGGACATAAAGAAGAAAGCATCGAcggagaacaaggcaatcaacacgctacaatgcggactaacaagggaagaactgaaccgggtaggaccgcaccagaatgcgaaagaactttgggacaagttgatcgagctgcacgaaggaactagtGACGCTAAGGTAACGAAACGAGACTTGctattaaatagaatttttaatataaaaatgtaggaaggagaaacggcgagttAGCTTCACGCgagaatcaaggacatcctcaacaggcTCCACGCATaagccaccagatggaaaatcgaGATatgataaggtacgcgttaaatgcttttccatgtAACTCTCTGTGGGAATCCATCGTGGatgtctacaaaatttcaaaaaatctgtctaaattaaaacttgacgaactattttgtgaattagagttacatgagcagactaacactatatccgagaaaggtattgctctgcttgcaggttcctccaaggaaagaacaaagaacaagcctgaacccaAAGATAAATCTGACCAgtattctgaagacgaagagtacctggtgaacctggtaaggaaaatgttcaccgggaggaagaagagcttcaacaagaaggacttGCAGAAGATCAGTTCTCCAACCGAACCGAggaacgtgacgtgcttcggatgcaacaagaaggggcactacaaaaacgAGTGCCCAAGATTGAAGAACGACAAAATTAacaaagccgaccaaaaagaaggccctcaaagcaacgtgggatgactcatCTTCGAAAGAATCAGAGGACAAAGATCAGAAGAACCAGAGTTAACTCacactgatggcccacgaagtaGAGTCGGAGAACGAATTGGAAGAtgagtccgaacccgaatcaagccacaagTTCGTACTCATTTTCGAAGATcctgaagaggtatacctaaatttaaatagaaagttttttaaaattatatcttgtttaaatagtaaattagttaaatcagaaaacaaaaacaaattgctccttgaggagaatcaaaacctcaaggaacaaattacaaaaaataatccaactaaagatctaacacttgagaaggagaatttatcactaaaattagaaattaataaattaaaagaaatgttagaaaaatttacaacaagttctaaaaatttatatttaattctaaataaccaaaaagcaatttacaacaaaaccggacttggctataagtcaagctcaaataaaacatttaaatcattaataacccaacacaaccaacaagtaaagcttgggttctcaAAGCGTAtttaaccacacaagtaggaattaaccaatactacatacccaaagacaaaatattttatgtaaagtcaaataaatcaaataaaaaactagaatacaaacctagacaaaaaaaattcaaaatctgaatattttaaaactcaccaaaacttagactatcatcaagtaaattataactataaaagaaataaacataaaccaagaatgaaaaattaaattaaaggtcaataattctgggggaggctccagaatagctggcacctcaaaAACTAACCTACCTGACAGGATAATCCAAACTAATCTACGGCACTCAGGACAAATTAGAgaggggttcaagtttaacttgaaaaatggtactggtaaagttttggatgatagtacgtcaagaaagcttagtctatgcatgtctaggaagatatgacttcgacctggtgcatttgactaagtgaaactgaccgaagctactatttatggatcctaaccagttagatgaAGGCTTTGtattaagtccagtggataggactatttggaaaacctcgaaggcatgattactctaatgatgttcaagtgactcatcataacccagaagtttatctaaagaatgtctatttgttggacccaaagccaaacctgaatctaacacaaagttaaaccaaaccctaaaattgaaaataattcatctcacaaaattatatgatttcctgattgaaaacatagatcgggtgagatgactaaggactcaattaaattaaaatttaaatatcaaattaaattaaaattaaaatattaaattaaattaaattaaaattaaaatattaaattaaattaaatcaaaataaaaatatcaaattaaattaaaattaaaatattaaattaaattacaattaaaatattaaattaaattaaaataatattaaattaaatcaaaataaaaatattaaattaaaattaaatttttttaacttaaaaatttatttcaacttaaaaatttcttttaaaatttaaaaatttattttaaaaataaaacttaatgttttaaacttaaaaaaattattttaacttaattttttttttaacttaaaaatttgaaaGGTAAGATAGCATACTTTTCATTGGATTTAACCTTGAAAGCTCTACGTATAATCTAAAATTTGATATTGACTTTTCCAAATTGCACGTACGGATATGGATTCAACGTCGAGATTTCAAGCCCACATGCATATCCAAGGTAACTTCCTCAAACTACTCTATGCAAGTGGAGGTGCCAGCTGAAAGCGTAGAATCATCTTCCTCAACGTAACCCTATATATTCTCGACAAAGATATATAGCTTATAGCTAGCGCATGCAAAGGGCTCAACAAGCTAAGAGTCTTGGCATTAATTAATGCACAAAACGTATTTGTTATTTGTGTAGAACAACATAATTTATTATTTGTAAATAATTCCTTTATTTAATGCATTCAAATACGTCCAAAGCAACTGTAAGTAATTATTCCTGTGACATCCACTAATGAATTAAGCAGTATAAGGAGGGATGCCTTGTTCGTTCCAGAAGTAGTTCTCCGGGTCAACTCGAGCCTTGACTTTCGCGAGCTTCTCAAAGTTGTGCAGGAAGTATCTTCTTCCCCAAGCGCTTGCCTCCGTGTAGCTCGTCCTCCCTTCCTCTGTGCTGCTACCCAAGTCGATATCCTTGTAGTTGAGATACGCAGCTCTCGGATTGCTGGACACGTGAGGAGTCATGTCTTCGTAGAACTTTCTCATCCATGTCAAATGCCTCTCCGTCACCGCCGCCTCTGTCTCGAACCACCTCATGAAGTACTGAATGTTATACAAATTCCCCTTCCTGTGAGGGAAGGCAATGGCATCGTCTTCTATCTCCCAAAGCCTTCCGCCCCACGGCTCAAATATCATCTGCAGAGGCTCCTCCTCCCCCTCCATCATAACCTTCCATATCCCCTCCCATGCCTTCTCGGAGATGGGCTCCCTCACGAAGTCCGACTTGGCTTTGAAGGAGCTGTTGAACGCCGGCCGCCGGGTCAACAGCCCGCGGGTATCATTCCATGCACGGTCATCGAAGTAGAGAGTCGACTCCACCCAACTCAGCTCGTTGCAGTCCTCGGCCCTCACGCCCAGCTCAGGGAAGCTCTTCTTGACGGCAGCAAGCGTCGCGCGACGCGACCCAAGGAATAGGCCTTGGAATGTGGCCTGGATCGTGCGGTTCGCCGGCGCTTCTCCGATCGCAATCACCAAGGCCCTGATCCATAGATCGTCGGCGAACCGCGGCGCGATGCTCTGCCATGAATGCAGCAACCTCGTCGCACCCTGCCCCAGCGTTCTGCTAACGGAGAACACCGTCAGCTTGGGTGGCACCGGAACAAGTCGCAACTTGTAGGCCACGACGATGCCGAAGTTCGCCGCGCCGCCTCCTCTTATCGCCCAAAACAAGTCTTCCCCCATGGTCTCCCTGGTCAACAGCTCGCCCTCGGCGTTGACCAGCCTGACATCAACGACGTTGTCTGCGGCGAGGCCGTACTTCCTCTGCAGCCACCCAATGCCGCCGCCGCTGATGAGCCCACCGACACCGACCGTGGGGGAGATGCCGGCAGGGAACCCGGCAGTGGGGCTGGCGGCAGCCACGTTGTAGTACACCTCGCCGAGGGTGGCGCCAGCGCCGACCCAGGCGGTGTGGTCTGCGGCGTCTACCTCGATGGAACGAAGGCCAGAGAGGTCGACGACGGCAAACGGGCCATCAGTACTGGAGAAGGAGACGTAGGAGAGTCCCTCGTAGTCATGGCCGCCACTCCGGACTCGGAGGCGGATGCCGTGACGGCGGCCGCAGAGAACCGCGGCCTGGGAGTCGTGGTCGACGGAGGGGAGGATGATGAAGGAGGGAGTCTCTGCGCCGGAGGAGAGAAACCGGAGGTTTTGGACAGAGGAGCGGAAGAGGGTGGAAAAGGAGGTGGTGTTGGGAGTGTAAATCTtcgaaggagaagaggaagatccTCCGGTTGCTTCAAGAAAGCAATTGAGGAAGTTGGCTTGTGTATGATTTGCTGCGTGAGAAgtgcagaggaggaagaagatgaaacagGAGAAGATGATAGTGGTGGACGCCATTGCAAGCTTGCATGTTCTTCTGCGTAACACGCTCTAGGGACCTATATAGAGATCGAAGACGCAATATTTATCCAAAAaaaccctcctcctcctcctcctacgtTTTGAAAAGATCCATCTAGTTTCACAATTATTAAATTGTCACTTATTTTAAAAGTATTACCGAAATGTCTCTAAATGATGACTGATTATTGTTTATAATTCAAATATACACAATAtcttttgcaaatcaaattataAGGCACATTCCGTGACATTCTCTTTCCAtgctttttttttgtaaattgaaAAAGTAGGGGGCGatgtatgaaaaaaaataaagttggAATATGGCACTAAAAAaataatgagttttttttttttttttttttgtggatgAATCTAAATTCGTTCCAAATTGGAGACGAAtttaaattcgtcccaaattggaGACGAATTTTGAAACGAACCTAAATTCGTTCCAAATTGGAGGCGAATTTTGAGATGAACATGGGTAATTCGATGTGGGATTTTGGGACGAACCTAAATTTGTCTCAAAATTCGTCCCAAGATTCGTCTCAAATTCGGGATGAACCTAAATTCGTCCATAATTAGGGACGAATCCAAATTCGTCTCAAATTTGAGATGAACCTTAGTTCATcccaaattttattataaaataaaaaaaatcaaaaattatctacaattttattttctttatcctatttacatatcaaatacattatTACATTCTATTAAATCTCTTATCATCCCcatatctaaatttaaaatatattagtcAAACTTCAACACATATCATATTTATACACATCCAAACAAACAAAACTACACATccaaaaaataacaaaaataaagttGGTATATGACACTAAAAAACAATAATGATTTAAGGACGAAAATTTGGGAGGTATTTTTCATCCTAAAATCGCAACAAGTTTGG includes these proteins:
- the LOC122004939 gene encoding berberine bridge enzyme-like 18 yields the protein MASTTIIFSCFIFFLLCTSHAANHTQANFLNCFLEATGGSSSSPSKIYTPNTTSFSTLFRSSVQNLRFLSSGAETPSFIILPSVDHDSQAAVLCGRRHGIRLRVRSGGHDYEGLSYVSFSSTDGPFAVVDLSGLRSIEVDAADHTAWVGAGATLGEVYYNVAAASPTAGFPAGISPTVGVGGLISGGGIGWLQRKYGLAADNVVDVRLVNAEGELLTRETMGEDLFWAIRGGGAANFGIVVAYKLRLVPVPPKLTVFSVSRTLGQGATRLLHSWQSIAPRFADDLWIRALVIAIGEAPANRTIQATFQGLFLGSRRATLAAVKKSFPELGVRAEDCNELSWVESTLYFDDRAWNDTRGLLTRRPAFNSSFKAKSDFVREPISEKAWEGIWKVMMEGEEEPLQMIFEPWGGRLWEIEDDAIAFPHRKGNLYNIQYFMRWFETEAAVTERHLTWMRKFYEDMTPHVSSNPRAAYLNYKDIDLGSSTEEGRTSYTEASAWGRRYFLHNFEKLAKVKARVDPENYFWNEQGIPPYTA